A region of the Bacteroidota bacterium genome:
ACCGGACGGTGTTCAACACCTTTTGGAACGATTAAAAATTCGCCAACATTCAGTGTAACAGTTTTATCTCTGAACTCCATATTAAAGGAGCCTTGCACCACTAAAAATAATTCATCTTCAGCATCGTGTTTATGCCAAACAAATGGACCGGCGAATTTAACCAGTTTAACATGTTGTCCGTTGAGTTCGCCCACTATACGCGGATTCCAGTGGTCGCTAAATAAATTGAATTTTTCCTGAAGGTTTATCGGGTGCATAAAAATATTTGCATAAAAATACGTATTCTTTCAAAAAAAATGACCTTCATCGCTGAAGGTCATTTAACAAATCTGCAACATGTAAAAGTTATATGAGCGGGGCGTACTTTTCCTCAATAATATCAAAATGCCAGCGCTGATGACCCGGTATTATAAAACCGATTGCATGCACGGAATATTTGCCTTTAAATCCGTTACCGGATTGGGCAAGCATTTCGGGAGTAAACGATTGATATAAATGTAAAAAAGATTTGCGCAGGGCAATTAATTCATCAACTAATGAAGAAAGGCTGCGGTGTTGTGCCTGTGCGGCTTTAGCATACATATCTTCATCATAAGATTTAACATCGGCATCACCTCTGGAAAAGGCAGTAGCACGGTAGCTGAAAATACGTTCGGTGTCAATCATATGTTGTAAAATATCCTTAATGGTCCACTTACCGGGCGCATATACTTTGTCGCCAATTTGCTCCCATTGGCTCAGTGGTGCATTTTCAAGTTCATGTATACTTTTATGAATAGCAGTTATTACATCAACATCATCATTTTTGTTGATATACCTGTCGAAATACACAGGCATGGGTGTTAATTCTGAACGTTTCATATTTTATTTTGTTAATTTGTTTAATTGTTCGTTGTTTAAATAAAACCGCACTTTATCTTTAGATAAACCACCGATTCGGTGGTAAAATTTAATTGCGCGTGAATTAAATGTTGGAGTATGCCATTGCATCATAATACTATCCTGTTTAAGGCTATGTTTTGCAATTTCTACTATGAGGGCCTCTCCAATGCCATTTCCGCGAATTGCATCTTTTAAATATAAACAATCCATCATGGTGTAATAAGCGGCATCCCATGTTGAGTATTCAAAAGTATATGTTGCATATCCGGTAATTCCTTCATCGGTTTCAACAATTAAGCAATAACACACCGGATTTTCTGAAAAAATGGCAGCAGCTAATTTTTCCGCTTTGCCTTCAGCATTATAATCGGCGCGCTCATATGCTGCATGTGCTGCACATAATAAAATAATATCGTGTATATCAGCAGGAATGGCTTTTCGGATTTTGTAGTTTATCATACATCTTCATTTAATTGTGCGGACAAATAATTTTTTATGGCATCCGGATTTTGCGGGTTTTTCAGTACGTATTCAACCCATG
Encoded here:
- a CDS encoding cupin domain-containing protein, which translates into the protein MHPINLQEKFNLFSDHWNPRIVGELNGQHVKLVKFAGPFVWHKHDAEDELFLVVQGSFNMEFRDKTVTLNVGEFLIVPKGVEHRPVAEHEVRVLLFEPANTLNTGDTRNAFTKDTLENI
- a CDS encoding DinB family protein gives rise to the protein MKRSELTPMPVYFDRYINKNDDVDVITAIHKSIHELENAPLSQWEQIGDKVYAPGKWTIKDILQHMIDTERIFSYRATAFSRGDADVKSYDEDMYAKAAQAQHRSLSSLVDELIALRKSFLHLYQSFTPEMLAQSGNGFKGKYSVHAIGFIIPGHQRWHFDIIEEKYAPLI
- a CDS encoding GNAT family N-acetyltransferase, which codes for MINYKIRKAIPADIHDIILLCAAHAAYERADYNAEGKAEKLAAAIFSENPVCYCLIVETDEGITGYATYTFEYSTWDAAYYTMMDCLYLKDAIRGNGIGEALIVEIAKHSLKQDSIMMQWHTPTFNSRAIKFYHRIGGLSKDKVRFYLNNEQLNKLTK